One genomic region from Maridesulfovibrio frigidus DSM 17176 encodes:
- a CDS encoding glutamate-5-semialdehyde dehydrogenase — protein sequence MSLSEDMKEVATKAKKAARKISCADGSTRNGVILKLASLLDEEKEFIFAENRKDLDAAKARGLDSARMQRLEISPAVLNYMIQGCNEVAAQTDPVGEIEKMERRPNGILVGKMRIPLGVIMMIFESRPNVTVDAAVLCMKAGNSIILRGGSEAIHSNLALASLIHKALESQNLPSAAAQVVAVTDREAVSALLKLDEYIDVVIPRGGEGLIRAVVDQATMPVLKHYKGVCHIFVDKYADVAKAVDVVKNSKTQKPGVCNALEGVLVHEDIAKDFLPAMATILGPTVQFRACPRSMSLLGKSAIAATIDDYGYEFLDLILTVKVVSSQDEAQDYMARYGSNHTEVILTKDHERAMRFVREVDASMVGVNCSTRFNDGGQLGLGAEIGISTSKLHSYGPMGATELTSTKFVSLGNWEVRN from the coding sequence ATGAGTTTGTCAGAAGATATGAAAGAAGTAGCCACTAAGGCTAAAAAGGCAGCGCGCAAAATTTCATGCGCGGATGGCTCTACAAGAAACGGCGTTATATTAAAACTTGCTTCTTTGTTAGATGAGGAAAAAGAATTCATCTTTGCGGAAAATCGTAAAGATTTAGATGCCGCCAAAGCGCGCGGCTTAGATAGCGCTCGTATGCAGCGCCTTGAAATTTCTCCTGCAGTCCTTAATTATATGATTCAGGGATGTAACGAAGTTGCAGCGCAGACTGATCCTGTCGGCGAAATTGAGAAGATGGAAAGACGTCCCAACGGTATTTTAGTTGGTAAAATGAGAATTCCGCTCGGCGTTATTATGATGATTTTCGAATCTCGTCCTAATGTAACTGTTGATGCCGCTGTGCTTTGTATGAAAGCAGGTAACTCAATTATTCTCAGGGGCGGTTCAGAAGCGATTCATTCTAATTTGGCGCTAGCGTCTCTCATACATAAAGCTCTTGAAAGCCAGAATCTGCCTTCAGCGGCGGCTCAGGTTGTTGCAGTTACAGATCGCGAGGCTGTTAGCGCATTGCTTAAACTTGATGAATATATTGATGTTGTCATTCCGCGTGGCGGAGAAGGGCTTATTCGCGCTGTTGTTGATCAGGCTACCATGCCTGTTCTCAAACATTACAAAGGTGTATGTCATATTTTCGTTGATAAATATGCTGATGTTGCAAAGGCTGTTGATGTCGTAAAGAATTCCAAGACTCAGAAGCCCGGAGTTTGTAACGCTCTTGAGGGTGTGCTGGTTCACGAAGATATTGCAAAAGATTTTCTGCCTGCCATGGCAACTATCCTAGGGCCGACTGTTCAGTTCAGGGCGTGTCCTCGCTCCATGTCTTTGCTTGGAAAGAGTGCCATAGCTGCTACCATTGATGATTATGGATATGAGTTTCTTGATTTGATTCTTACCGTGAAGGTTGTTTCAAGTCAGGATGAAGCTCAGGACTATATGGCCCGTTACGGATCAAACCATACTGAAGTTATTTTGACTAAAGACCATGAACGCGCCATGCGTTTTGTGCGCGAAGTCGATGCTTCTATGGTCGGAGTGAACTGCTCCACAAGATTCAATGATGGCGGTCAGCTTGGACTTGGTGCTGAGATAGGCATATCTACATCAAAGCTTCATTCATATGGACCAATGGGCGCGACAGAGCTGACAAGTACTAAATTTGTTTCTCTTGGTAATTGGGAAGTAAGAAATTAG
- a CDS encoding glycosyltransferase family 9 protein yields the protein MNLNETQHKIIFRLSALGDLVLTTGIMEFWAEKYGWTFTVITKKQYSAPLENNPHITEIISLEKDDLGDIAWIVKAGEIAMRYAGCELIDLHSTLRSRILAMRWRGPVSRYKKFSIERRLFKLTRSESLEKKLENTRVTVRYASAIEKELPESKELIPRIYLTDAEKSEASSLMKDQYLDKKFIALHPYATHPDKSWPRVYWLDLIKKLDEKNIQWAVIGKDEFNLDVAKPEWNFTNKLSLRQTCALLREAKFLVTGDSGPMHLSSGVETPVIAMFGPTSKAWGFYPAGEKDIILESDMDCRPCSLHGKSNCEKNQECLKKIKTEDVMRGILNG from the coding sequence ATGAATCTTAACGAAACACAGCATAAAATAATTTTCAGGCTTAGTGCTCTCGGCGACCTTGTTCTGACTACCGGTATCATGGAATTCTGGGCAGAAAAGTATGGCTGGACCTTCACTGTTATTACGAAAAAGCAATACTCCGCACCTCTTGAGAACAATCCACATATAACCGAGATTATCTCGCTCGAGAAAGATGACCTCGGAGATATTGCCTGGATAGTTAAAGCTGGTGAGATTGCAATGCGTTACGCAGGTTGTGAATTAATCGATCTGCACTCAACCTTGCGCTCGAGAATTCTTGCAATGCGCTGGCGCGGTCCAGTATCGCGCTATAAAAAATTCAGCATTGAACGCAGGCTGTTTAAATTGACCCGCTCAGAATCGCTCGAGAAGAAGCTTGAAAACACGCGGGTCACGGTCCGCTATGCATCCGCGATCGAAAAAGAACTGCCCGAATCTAAAGAGCTTATCCCTCGCATTTATCTAACTGATGCAGAAAAATCAGAAGCTTCATCACTAATGAAAGATCAATATTTGGATAAAAAATTTATCGCGCTCCACCCTTACGCGACACATCCAGACAAATCATGGCCTCGTGTCTACTGGCTGGACCTTATCAAAAAGCTAGATGAAAAAAATATTCAGTGGGCCGTTATAGGCAAGGATGAATTCAATCTTGATGTGGCAAAACCTGAATGGAATTTCACTAACAAGCTATCACTCAGACAAACCTGCGCCCTGCTGCGCGAGGCAAAATTTCTAGTAACTGGTGATTCGGGACCAATGCACCTTTCCTCAGGTGTCGAAACGCCTGTCATCGCCATGTTCGGACCGACTTCAAAGGCGTGGGGGTTTTATCCCGCTGGTGAAAAGGACATAATACTTGAATCAGATATGGATTGCCGCCCCTGCTCACTCCACGGGAAAAGCAATTGCGAAAAGAATCAGGAATGTTTGAAAAAGATAAAAACTGAAGATGTAATGCGGGGAATATTAAACGGGTAG
- the nadD gene encoding nicotinate-nucleotide adenylyltransferase: MKIGLFGGSFNPVHNTHMDVASGVVKRLGLDLVLFVPAGNPYHKQRGTMLPAELRFEMLHKAIDGFEELGVSDIDMVADGPTYTVHTLTEAAKRYPDDELFFIMGQDALISLADWKDWEQIPLLANIIAVSRPKAEDGDMRSQLGAIFEGIENISENEWKIKGGKSIYIIDDFDFRISSTLVRETWEAGKDITSDVPAAVAAFIKNHEEELKNYWL, from the coding sequence ATGAAAATAGGGTTGTTCGGCGGTAGTTTTAATCCTGTTCACAATACTCACATGGATGTTGCATCCGGTGTGGTGAAACGACTAGGGCTAGATCTTGTGCTGTTTGTTCCCGCGGGGAATCCTTACCATAAACAACGCGGAACCATGCTGCCCGCTGAGCTTCGTTTCGAAATGCTTCATAAGGCGATAGACGGTTTTGAAGAACTTGGGGTCAGCGATATAGACATGGTTGCCGATGGTCCGACTTATACCGTACACACTCTGACTGAGGCCGCAAAACGTTATCCTGATGACGAGCTGTTTTTTATTATGGGGCAGGATGCTCTTATTTCTCTTGCCGACTGGAAAGACTGGGAGCAGATTCCACTTCTTGCAAATATTATAGCTGTCAGCCGTCCTAAAGCAGAGGATGGAGATATGAGATCTCAGCTCGGTGCCATTTTTGAAGGTATTGAAAATATTTCTGAAAATGAATGGAAAATTAAGGGCGGTAAATCAATTTACATAATCGACGATTTCGATTTCAGAATCAGCTCTACACTCGTTCGCGAAACGTGGGAAGCAGGGAAAGATATTACTTCTGATGTTCCTGCCGCTGTCGCCGCCTTTATCAAAAATCATGAAGAAGAACTTAAGAATTATTGGCTTTAA